GGCAACCCAGGATGGCAAAGTAAGATAGTCCTAATTTCAGAGGGACGTGGACTTATTTGATATAGAGATCCAAGTATTTGTTCTAATGTCTATCATCAGATAatatggatcaaattgaataagcaattaaattgatattgaaatgtgAAGTTCATTAGAAAGTTGGAAAAATGATATATCAAGTTAAAGTAGTAAATATTAATGCAattgatatttgttatatatatttttgaattgtgtatatatatttactttagtTTATTCTCAATGaaatgtatttaaattatattagcgccacaaaatattcaatatttagcgcatgattttgtttattttcgtGCACAGATCTCGAGTAAGGTTTTCCGTAGGTTGGCAGTGTCAAAGCATCCATTCTCAACAACTCAACTCGTGAATCATTTTGCTACcttttttgtatgtatatatgtgtttaaGTTAGAATAACATGTACCTAGGTTGTTTTGGTTATGTTGTTTAAATGATCATTTTAGTATATTGATATTTGGGCTATGAAGTTTCATAAGTTGaactttaatctttaattagTAGATAACTAGGCTTATATAAGTTCGATTATGAGAAATAGATAGTTAAATGTTGATGCGTTGGTGGTTATGATTTGATGATGTTTGATTGTGTTTAGATGTGTTAGATTGAGATTGATGGTGTTACTTTGATGTAACGTTTAGGTACACTTAAGGTGCCATTTGGTTTAGTTTGGACCATTGAAAATGTGCATTCAAGGCAAATTTTACCATTGTGTCAAGAGAAAGTATGATCATGTATCAAGACCACAAGAGCAAAATTTACCTTATATTTTGATCTTCATGCTCAGTGTCTTGAGACTTGGCATGTTAGTCTTGAGACAAATAAACTTCAAAGCTACATTAGTTTTACCCTGCTCCAAGTTTTGAGACAAGATCCCTTATTTCGAGACATCGAAACACCgaaactaaaataagaaaatagggGAGGTTGGTCTTGAGACCCAGTCTCAAGACAAAAGGGACCTTGCCTTGAGACATGACATCTAGTGTCTCGAGACATATCGACATCAAAGCAAaattacctaaaataaaataaagcctGTCTTGAGACAAGAAGTCTTCTACCTCGAGATACAGCATTGAAATTTGATAGTTGAGTTTGGATTCAAGTCGTAACTCTAATTTTAACTCTGCTTAACCCTGAAACATGATGATTTGAATCCTAAATACTATGAATGCATATGTGTGTCAGTACGattgataatttaaattgttttgaacaataattttgatttaaattttatgattatataagtGAGATAGCTCGAGTTGCTTCAGTAACATAATGTAACATTACGCATTCGGATTCGACAATTGAATGATGCGTTGAGTGTTACATGAAATATTTCACTTGGAATAATGTAGTATATGAATCATAATTCAGAATTAGGTGAATGCACTAATTTTTAGATATGAAAGtacttaaaattgaaattttgggttttatttattttatatattgtaacaataaaatatgtaggtaataaacaaataaaatcatggaaattttaaattttaattatttcacataattttaacatttaactaCAACcatttctattatatatattaaaattaaaataattaatgcaTACATATAACCACAATCATAATCAATCATTATAATGCATAAACGAAAGGATTATTGACCTAAATCTACCTATTTAATGGTAGGTAAGGATTTGGCCCTTTAGTTAAATGGGCAAATCCTATTTTAGTTCTTCCTAAATCTATACTAtgtataatgtatttaattaagTCGTTGTCACAAGTTGCGGATATTGACTTAATTGAGAAATTACTAAAATCTCTTTCCTTttacaaagaaacaaaaattattttaagggtattttatcttttacattttatataaacaCAAACTATCATGGTTTTCGaattctaaatttatcatttcaaccaaCCTCacgtttattttaatgtaaatttttatataaaatatcatacGAGTTTTTCCATCTACATGGTGGGTGTGTCATAATTCAAGATTAACAATTGAATTTATACTTGATAGCCTATTgaataaatagaaaatgtttACGTTTGGTCcgtcttaaaaattatatttaatttaatttaatttttttatagtaatttcaCCTCACCCATGTTGAATGTAGAGAAAAAAAGATGGAAGGGggaaatgaagaaagaaacaagaTGTCCCATTGATACTCTTTATCTATGTAACTTCCGAGTCCCTACTCCAAATAGAAAATAATGGAACCCTCTCCCTCCGTCACTTGCTTTTTGATTCCTTTTTTGTACACATTTTAAATCATGGTTCTCATAATAACACCGTGAGAGTGGTATAGgttaattattacatattacATATTAAAGATTTAAGTCCTGTTTtcatatttgatataataaagactaaacattttcaaaagacCTCAAATAAGAACATTTCTCACATTTTACTCAAGCATGGTATATTTTCatgataaaacattttaaatataataaaaacatgaaaatatatacataaatccAATtgtaatatcaattaaaatttagacacaaatattttatctcCTACAAACTTGTTTCAATGCAATTAAGATAAAAGGAGgagtaaaaaaataagagagaaagagagatgaTTAGAGATACCCTTGGTAATCTCacattataaaataacttaCATTTCCAAAGCTTTTACTGTCTTTCACAGGAAGATGCAAATTCATTATATAAACATAGATAGAAAGCAACCAACACTGTAAAAAACTTACTAAAATAGCAATACTAACATTATTAtactttcataatttttttttatttattattttttttggtttgagCAAAAGTCTTGGATTTCAGTGTACtatttttgcttttgattttttaggGCATGAAAATCTTGTTGCCACACTTGCAACGCCAAGCTTCGGGGTAGTACTCGAGTGGCTTCATAACTAAACCTGGTTGAATCGGGACGTGAACCGGTTGACAAGGCGAGCAGCTCCCACAGTTGGATCTACAAGAAGGTGGTGAAGAACCCGGCCCACTGAGTTGTTTTTGGGATAAGAACCGGCTCAACACCACTGACCCAGTTCTCTTCTTGCTCCCTTCTCTCACCTGGAACTCACTTTCTGCACAAACAACCACGAAACTGCACTGAGTTCAGACCGAGTTAATGGTTTATATCGTACATGAGTAgtttaaaaagttcaaaaaaaaatgaaaggaaggGGGTTTTGAAGATAGTTACCGAGTTGAGAAAGAGTGGAAGCAAATAAGAGAAAGGTGAAGGCAACTAAGATGTGGTGGCGGAGGCGGAGGCGGGAAACGCCCATGCCGAGGAGGAGCTGGCGGAGGGAGAAAAGGTTATCAAGGTCACCTCCGAGAGTGCTATTATTGAAGGTTCTTTTTCTGGTTTTGCGTGAGAGAGTGTGTCCCAAGTCAAAGACAGAAAAtacacagaaaaaaaaaaattcagaagaGGGCATATATATTGTCTGAAAAAATTttagactaaaataaaaattatctaaatatatatataacttaaaaacttaaataaaaagttcATGTTTacagtttttttatattttacaattcattaaaataatattacttgttatattaatgatgaaatttaattttataagaacaattaaaaaatattatgtaatcaatttatttattatttttaaaatatcaatctaAGTGCATATAGTATTGCACTggtattataaataaatatttatactcattataaaaatctttaactGAATTGAttagttaaaagataaaaatattagtagtttataaatatttataattcttaTTCATCAaagtatataataatttataattctatTCATAATGTTTGGAAAGTATttataatcaataattaaatttaataaaattaaaaacccaaatctGAAACCTTAAAgggattaatatttttttatggtttttcatAAGTATGGGATgaaactagaggtgctcatgggccgggttcAACTAAAAATTCAGGCCCATTTACTAGGTTTAGGCTCAGtccgaaaaatgggcttaaaattttatctaagccCAATccaattaaaaatactaaaactcgaacccgacccgacccgcccgtattaattttttatattatttttatatactttttaaatatgtataatacattaaaaatactaaaaacatcaaaataaatatttcccaacaaattgaaaataaaatttaaaaaatatgtagacttaaataacactaagataaatgcaacttaacaagcaaatgcctctaaaataataacaaaattaacaaatacctttaaaatattaataaaattaacaataaaataaattttatataatatccaaataataacaacataatagtagcaacataatagtaaaatagtagcaaaatagggagaaaacaacaagaaaataacattcaaaaataaagaaaacagatttttttatcctttagtgaATTCGAGTTGGGCCAAATATGCCTTACCCGAAGCCCAACCCATTTTTTATACTGgcattatttttttgtccaaacctatttttcaaatctatattttcatctaaACCCTTCTACCTTTCAGGCGAGTCTTTAAGCCGAGTTGGATAGTCCGACCAATAACCAGATGGAACACTAATGAAAACACACCATCACAATCATTCAGGGCAGTGTAGACCCAGGCAGCAGCCCCACTTATTTAGCCtgataataaaacaaatatatttcttatatactttattatatgttactttAGTAAATTCACCCaaacaaaaacttttaaaagttaactTATCACATTTTTAAAAACCCACATTCAcatcaatgaaaaataaataaaccacaCATTATTGTTTATATCACTTATcattattagaaaaatataaaatttgtaaaattattaatttttaatataaaatttatatataatatactgAATAAATTTGTcatattttgacttttaataattaattcttttcaactttagacttttatttttaatattattatagataaaaaattctaaaatatattatgaaaacttttaattaatttttaaatatatttgtagagatttaatttaattaaaatattgaagtcaagttttaaaagttttaaccTAAAAATGTCTATTATTTTCATCCATAATTGCGACAAGTTCTAGTATTAATTAATCTCCCCATTCTTAATATTCTCCCTTTTCTACCGATAGTCGAATCGGTCATATTATCGATTTATCTagtcaattaatttaatcagtttaattgatttgatttttctaaaaatttgatttaattaccaGATCCAATCTATTTTTATCCCGTCCGTATCGGTTCTTTAGCCAATCAATTTAAAGCCTCCTTTTGAACTGATATTTTGACCGATTTCTAGTCTAACCAATCGATCCGTATTTCCTTACAAAAGGATATTATAATGCATGTGTTCCAATTATACATGCGTATTTTAAATAtcgtattttatatttatataaattttaatatattagtatAATGGTTAAAATATACAATTGGCTTTTGAATTTGGTAAAAATCTTATCccaatttagtatttttgattTAGGTAccttaatattttttgtaacGCCAGTAAATCTAAAATACATGTCACTTTGATAGCGTAACACGTGCAATAATTTGTGATGCAGTCGTCTAGAATTTAAAGGTTGTaaaaaaggttgaaatatctaaaaatggtaaagaacataaaaatatttttttaaaaaagcatcAAATAATTAGCCATATAACCTTATAAAATCAATCTATATtcattgtatatataaaaaagaaacgTTAAAGC
The window above is part of the Gossypium raimondii isolate GPD5lz chromosome 9, ASM2569854v1, whole genome shotgun sequence genome. Proteins encoded here:
- the LOC105800545 gene encoding EPIDERMAL PATTERNING FACTOR-like protein 5 produces the protein MGVSRLRLRHHILVAFTFLLFASTLSQLESEFQVREGSKKRTGSVVLSRFLSQKQLSGPGSSPPSCRSNCGSCSPCQPVHVPIQPGLVMKPLEYYPEAWRCKCGNKIFMP